TTCCTAATCAAAGTTTCTTGGAGAGCTTGACGAATTGGCAGAGCCTGTAAACTCACAGGGTGGACAGAGGCTTGGTACTGGAGAGAGAGTCCTCTGCCCCGTAAAATGCTTCTGTGGTCTTTGCTGCCTTTTAAGAGAAAGAACAGCCAGAGTCAGCCGGGCAGCAGAAGGAAATCTGTTGGGCGTTTCAGCTCCACACCCTTCTTTTGTTCTTCCTGCTGAAAATTAAACCCTGCAGGGAAGGAAAGGCCATTTAACTTGCAGGGAAATTCccggggggaggagaggctgccCAGAAGACTACTGGTTACAAGCTCTGAGttgagaaagacctggagataTTATGGATGGAGCCTGAAGggtatattattaattattaattattaattattatttattgtttattaattattaatattgttttatttattacccgccccccccaaaggcttgaggcaggttacaTCCCTCCATAAAAAGCCAAAATATaatccaataaaaacaatataaaaaccagTACATATAAAAATATCCTTCCTCATAAAACCAAGATGAAATGGCGAGAGGGACTTCAAaagggaataatgccatagagtgcacCTTCCAAGGTgacagttttctccagggaaaccagcCTCTGTCACCTGCAGATGAATTATAAACCCAGatttccagccatcacctggaggttggccaccttaGGCCCGGGGCAAGCAAAGCCACACCTTGCTAACTTGCTTCAGAGGCTCACAGTCCTCTTCActtgggttgtgaaatacctcgAGATTTGGGGACAGGGTCTGAACTCTGAAGAGTGTGGCGTTTAGGGAGTAGCGGGACCTCAagggggtgtaatgccatagattcccaccccccaaagcctccattttccccacgggaactgatctttgttgcctggaaatcagttctgATCCCAGACacatccagccaccacctgctcATCGGCAATGGCAATTAGTATCAGCTCACAAATTGTTGCCTTCTGCACCACTGCCAGTTTGGGTGGAGACGTCAATGGGTGAGCTGTTCTCCTTTGCAGCCCCACTGAGCAGAGAAACCCTGAAGACGTGATGTGTAGCTTCTCCTGCTCCCAGTCATGGGGAGGGATGGACAAGCTGAGGTAAGTAATTGGATTGGGGAGGATGCGGCTTGAGaacatcagtggggtataacgccATAAAGCCAACCCTCCTAagctatttcctccaggaaaaccgGTGTCTGGAGActggtaattcctggagatttccaggtcttggctggagattggcaagccagTCTGCACTGAATCCAGGCTCTGCCCTTGTAGATCTCCCTGGAGGACAGATATAAACACACATACCTTTCACAGTATCTCCTGATCAAACAGGGGAGTAGCCAGAAATCAAAAGCCAAGCTGGCTGGCTTCAGTTTCGCTTTCTTGTAAATCAGGTCTTTGAGCAGCCAGAACTGGGAGGGGAGCAAACAGAGCAGCTTTCCAACTGGGAAATTATGTTTAGCTAAACGCCCTGATATGGAAATCAGTTGGTTTGGCAGCTACAGATAGGCCACAgagggtagattcaagtgggtagccatgttggtctgaagcagccgaatagtccagtggcacctttaagaccaacactgtTTTATGCAAGAGGCCCTTTCCGCACATCATAAATTTAGCGTAATACTTAGCCTTTGAAGGCGCTATATTCCTGGCGCTCTGCATGAAGTCGGCCACATTCCATATCTCTCTAGAAAAccgctcactacatcctccattttaaagtgctacctGGGGAATTACATGGACCGatcatgcactggaggtttcatgacgagctgcaggctggagatttagtcatggcaggttgccccacttcttcctgtacccacatgggggagcatttggcctggtgtgcctcatccacccccaatttgtgctcttgcatgggagctggagcactgaagttcccagagcataaacggtcatacagtggattccccaacctatttagtgtgagctaagggagagcaaccatcaggccaccagccaaaaaaaatgtgtggaggtgaagaagcgctacctctgcTTCCAATGTCTCACCCTCAcaactgcctccctctcccttcttctgggggacggggctttttaaaaattaagaacaccctggagcaacgaataggcggacaagcgtgTAGGCGATGCCAAAAATActtttctcccaaagttgtaacacaaagcatgccactGTAAAGTGcactcccccaaaaaatcaggaatgagattaatttttaaaagcatcaaaACTTGTGACTCCATAAGGCGTGGCATTCAAAGAGAACTCTGCATCTAGgttaaaacaaagttttattcagggtataagcttttctgtgcacacAGTTATAtccgaggaagtgtgtgtgcacacaaaagctcatccctttatgccgcttttctctacccgaagtagtctcaaagcagcttacattcaccttccctttcctctccccacaacagacaccctgtgaggtgggtaaggctgagagagccctgatattagtgaagaagaagaagagttggttcttatatgccccttttctctacccaaaggaggctcaaagtggcttacatttgccttccctttcctctccccacaacagacaccctgtgaggtgggtaaggccgagagagccctgatattactgaagaagaagaagagttggttcttatatgccccttttctctacccaaaggaggctcaaagcggcttacattcaccatccctttcctctccccaaaacagacaccctgtgaggtgggtaaggctgagagagccctgatattactgaagaagaagaagagttggttcttatatgccccttttctctacccaaaggaggctcaaagtggcttacattcaccatccctttcctctccccacaacagacaccctgtgaggtgggtaaggctgagagagccctgatattactgaagaagaagaagagttggttcttatatgccccttttctctacccaaaggaggctcaaagcggcttacatttgccttccctctcctctccccatgacagacaccctgtggggtgggtgaggctgagagaggccagatattcctgctcggtcagaacagctttatcagtgctgtggtgagctcaagatcacccaggtggctgcatgtggaagaggagcaaagAATCCtgcttggctcgccagattagaagtcggtgcttctaacttctacaccaagctggaggggaGCTCAGAAGGggaaagtggcttccaaagcagctattcccCACAGGAGACATGACctctgacatctggagatcagttgtaagtcCAGGAGGTCTTCAGGACCCACCTGGGAGTTGGGAGTCATAGCAATGGATAATCTGTGTTGTCTAGTTTGGGTCCTGACATAGTGAGATATGTAGAGTCCAGTTCATGAGTCAGACTGTTTGTGCAGTTCTTTACTATCAGCCAGATAGCATACACTTTCCCTCCATATCCACAGCCTTTTTCTTGTCAAGGCAGCCACTGACGGGAAAGAGAAAGCGAATCCACTCAGCCTCGGCCTTTCTTCCTGACCAGCGGAGCAGGGAGATAGAGTGAACAGGGAGGTCATTCTTCACTGAGGTTAAAATCCAGaccaataaaattaatttccacgTGAGCTTTTGTGAATCGTAGCTCGCTTCTTAGGTTTATTTACTTATAGTTCAGTTTCTGTGAATGCCCCTCTTGGCATAGCTGTCTTagggaaccagtttggtgtagtggttaggagtgcagacttctaatctggcgagccgggtttgattctgcactcccccacatacagccagctgggtgaccttgggctcgccacggcactgataaagctgttctgaccgagcaggaatatcagggctctccccacctcacctccctcacagggtgcttgtggtgaggagaggaaagggaaggtgactgtaagccgctttgagactccttcaggtagataaaagtggaatataagaaccaactcttcttcttcttcaataatatcagggctctctcagcctcacctccctcactgggtgcctgtggaggggaaaggaaagggaaggtgactgtaagacgctttgactccttcgggtagagaaaagagccatataagaaccaattctcttcttcttcagtagtatcagggctctcccagcgtcacctccctcacagggtgtctgttgtggggagaggaaagggaaggcgactgtaagctgctttgagattccttcgggtagagaaaagagccatataagaaccaactcttcttcaatttgATAAAACAATTCaagaaaacagtaaaaacaatttcAAGGCTGTAATAATGAATCCGCTCACTATAGCTGCCACGTGTAATAATCAGTCAGTCTGCTTGGATCCAGTCTAGGATGGGAAAGGGCTCTTATTGGTGATGGTCATTGGccccaactgaatgcctggtggaagaactctgtcttgcaggctctttgGAACTGCACGgcttgcagctcttccaggatctcattcaactaggtgagggccaggaccaagaaggccctggcctcggTTGAGCCCAAACGTACATCTCTCAGGCCAGGAATCAGCAGCCTTTTTGTGTTGGCAGAGCAAAGCTTCCCGTTTTCTCATTGGGCAAGGGACAGACTAGGTGTTATCCCATTGCCTATTGGCGCACGTCGTTACTGGGGAGGAGTTGAATAACACATTTGAAGTTCTGCATTGCTAACAGAGCATCCGAGGCGGTCAGAGGAAAAACAGTCGGTGAAAAGTGCATTTTGGAAACTACGGTGGTAACATGTTGAAAGCACCCATGGTAGAGTTAACTGTGCAGAGGGAATTATAACTCGGTGGGTTTAGTGGGGGGAAATGACTCATGCGCAGAGTTAAGGTTTACTACGTCGTTTTTAGCGATGTTTCCCCAATTTTTCTGTAATGCAGATTACTCCCGGGTGAACTGATTTCCGATGACTGGAGATGAGAGCCACGGTGTGGCTGTGGCAGAATCGATCTCAAGATACTCagaagtacattttaaaatagtCCAACTTTTAAATATATGTGTTCTATGTGATCATGATTGGGACCTGAAATAATCTCAAAATGGTGAATTTGGGTATGGTATTCAAAATGGGACATTCCtagaacttgtgtgtgtgtgccggttgtgtgtgtgtgtgtgtggtggcaaGTAATAAAGAACTGCACAAACAGTCTGACTCATGAACTGGACTCTACATATCTCACTATGTCAGGACCCAAACTAGACATCCCAAATTATCCACTGCTATAACTCCCAACCCCAAGCTGGGTCCTGAAGACCTCCTGgacttacaactgatctccagatgtcagagGTCATGTCCCCTGTGGGGAATAGCTGCTTCGGAAGCCATTTCCCCCTTCTGGAGCtcccctccagcttggtgtagaagttagaagcaccgacttctaatctgtcgagccaaGCAGGATTctttgctcctcttccacatgcagccacctgggtgatcttgagctcaccacagcactgataaagctcttctgaccgagcaggaatatctgggctctctcagcctcacctccctcacggagtGTCTTTTGTaggaaaaggaaatggaaggcgaatggaagccactttgagcctcctttgggtagagaaaaggggcatataagaaccaactcttcttcttcagtaatatcagggctctctcagcctcacctccctgacagggtgtcttttgttggaaaaggaaatggaaggcgaatgtaagccactttgagcctcctttgggtagagaaaaggggcatataatatcagtaatatcagggctctctcagcattgcccacctcacagggtgtctgttgtgcggagaggaaagggaaggtgaatgtaagctgctttgagaatacttcggggtagagaaaagcggtatgtAATAAccgacttttcttcttcagtaatatcagggctctctcagcctcacctcccacacagggtgtttgttgtggggagaggaaagggaaggtgattggaagccactttgagactccttcaggtagagaaaggcggcatataagaaccaattctcttcttcttcagtaatatcagggctctctcagcctcacctcccacacagggtgtttgttgtggggagaggaaagggaaggtgattggaagccactttgagactccttcaggtagagaaaggcggcatataagaaccaattctcttcttcttcagtaatctcagggctctctcagccccacctccctcacagggtgtctgtcgtggagagaggaaagggaaggcgactgtaagccactttgagactccttctggtacattCAGAGTTCACGCACAAGCACATACATACAGGTTCCTAATAAATAAAAGGTGGAAGATGAATATTTACTTAATCCAGAAGAACTGCGGGAGGGGGGTCCGGAGTGGCAGCCCGTATTACAGGGTAGGTTTCTTTGAACAtgacaacaaaaatggtgagttTCTGGTCTACCTTTATAGCCAGTTTTGCATCTGAAGGGCATGGGACCGGGCAGGAAGCCCTGATGCAATAGGTGACAGGGTTAAAAGGACAACAGTCAAAAGACTCTCTAGCACAGGGGTTCTCAGCCTTGGAGTTGCCACCCTATTTGGGGTCCCTTGGCCCCTTCCGTGGAGTTGCCCCATTGCTGGCCACCACGGCAGTAGTGGAGTTGCCTGGCAGCGGCAGACACCAGCAGCAGGTGGAGGCgagtggtggcagcaggcagaggcAGGTGCTGGTGGCGGCCGGGAGCCAGTGGAGGCgacggagccatggcactggctgcctccatgctgccttgacTGTTGCATGCGCACACCAATGACGCCAACGAAGTTGGGGTCGCGGCAAGGAAAAGGATGAGAACCGCTGCTCTGGCGCATCAATGactctctagcacaggggtagtcaaactgcggccctccagatgtccatggactacaattcccaggagccccctgccagcattcgctggcagggggctcctgggaattgtagtccatggacatctggagggctgcagtttgactacccctgctctagcacatTAATTGACAAATCAGGCCCTGACAATGAAATTATGATAGTGTGACAGTCCAGctgattgctcccaataagcagactttgttgacgAAAAGTTGTTTATTGAGTACACAATGATATTAACATCTGTCAAACTTTGCTAAGGCTACACACCTAGGAAGCATGGTTCAATCTTAATCTCCAGCCCCCCAGCTCCCCCCGCCTGCCCATTTGGGCATGCAAATCTGCGAATGCCACCCCCATAGCCCTGTCAAACTAGGGATactggtgtcaggatcagtgcctgttctctgccataaGGGTTCCTCCATTTTATGATATTCTCTGTATTAAATGCTGGGCTCTCTGTGTAACCCAAGCCCACAATTTCTTGCTGTCTGCCTAAAaccgaaacctgtctgctgtcctcatgttatcatgatttgtagtgcccgctgtgaactgtttgtcttttgaaccttgtAAGCTAGCTCTGCTTATTGTAACAATAACCgtgtatcttgtcaataggcgccAGGCAGTCCAAGGACGCGCTAAATGTAACACACCCTGGCTGGGTGCCTCGCTGGGCACCTGGGAAAGAAGAGGGGACCCTCCCCccgggaacattcaagttttgggtgggagaattgtcttgaaaagggcttgcatttGTATTGgttagatttgacttcgctagttatagtgactgaagtaaacttccattaaaactttcttattacagaagtgttgctgtgagttcttttagcacttgacaaCTGGGATGGAAAAACAAGACGGAGTTCTTTTACCCAATTACAGGGTCAGCAAATAAAACATCTTTGTGCCTTGATTAAACTGGACGTACTTCTCGGGTCTCTCAAGCCACTGAGCCATGTCTCCTGAATTCTTCCATTAAATTCTCTAAAGCCCTTTGcaggaagggaaaatcaaacttCTCCCTATACCAACTGGAGACGAGGAAAACCTCTGGAAAGGAAATGCCAGCCTCCACCAAATTACTGAGGCAGTAGTTCCTGATTTTTTGACAGGTGGTTTCCTCATTGAAGCCTGGGTTCATTTTTTCATTCTGAATACTGATGTCCATTTTGGAGCACACGTAAAAGAGCTTCTTCCCCATTGCCTGAACTGCGCGGGACAGCTGGATGTCATAGACAGTGAAGCGATTCGACGCCACAATGAGGAAGAAGTCATACTGGTGGTAATTCACCTTTTCTAAGTATTCCTCTCCCTTAAAACTCGATGTTCCAATTCCTGGTAGGTCCCATAAAGTTACATGTGGAAACGTAGGGTACAAATAGGCCTTCGGGGGAGTTGTTCTTTCTATGACATCAGCTTGGGCCGTACCCTCTGCAAAATCTGACAGGCCTCTCAGGGCGTTGACCAGCGATGATTTTCCAGCACCTGAGACCCCTGTGATGGCAACgtcaaatgtatttttttttcatcacATTCAGTCCTTGATGAGCTGATCTgatttaataaacaaacagacagacaatgTTGCAACAGTTCTCTTGCTAGGTCAGAATCATTTCCCCCTGAGAATCTGGATTTAGCGGTAGGGTAAAATAGATATTAAAACTTTCCTATCTAAGTCTTAAAGCCAATAGGTCGTTCATCCAAGAAAAGACAGCAATATGAAAGTTATCTCTATTCCATATTTATTTTTTCAATATGATGTTGAAGTGCAGCAGCTATCTATTTGCTGTTTTGTCGACGGTTTTGTTAAAATTCAGGTCATTAAATGAAAGCCACAGGCACTGTAGGATTCAACCCAAACTCTAtggatttaccatagagttttgaatgAACCCTAGAACATTCAGCAACCCAGTAACATCATTTCCAATTCTATGCCAAAAATGATGTCTTGACTTCATAAGGCACCATTCTGTGGACTCTTCACCCCCTAGAAcatgctttctcaactggggttttgtgaaatcctggggtttcttgacagccctagaagtgTCTCCTGAatgcgtgggagttaattttatccATTTGCACTGGCACATCTGGACCCTCGCACCCAACAAGGAAAAGCTTTTGACCTTCTATAgctggacagagggagagggtgaggGGTTAGAACACTGTATGCCATCTTTTAATATTTagtgtttaatgttaattttaatgggtttaaatggGGCCGtactgtttttatcattttactgtgaACCTCTGTGGGTCCAAATGGAaggtggcggtatataaatacaaaaaaaaaattaaatattaaatgttagATGCTAGttgttaaatataaatatataaaggttgtcaaacatttatcaggtgatatgaccatatatgtccatgttgaacccccacccccctccatggccaatgatgggcctggagggggtgggaaatggcAGGGCCTTGGATGGGTGCATacacagctcagcttcccaaccctattctgcatgattgtgccacttctgggatttctcaaagcctgaggaatgttttaggACAGGGGTCGGCAACCCCCGGTCCGCCAGCAACCGTACCTGCCtctttccaccccaccctcccgctgcgagaagctcaccaggccccgagtgaagcggctgccaaagtggccacttcactcgcagcccggctagcttcttgctgtgagagtggggggaagaggcaggcgcggcctccagcatgccagcggACACTATCGTGCACgggcagagctgccgcgcatgtgcattagtcccccctgctggcaaaaatgcacatgtgcagctaTTCTGCGCATGTGagttagcgccacctgctggagaaaacgtgcatgtgcgcggCTGGGCCggcagctttccctcaaccccggaggcggtcctcaaccagaaaaaggttggggaccactattttaggaggttctcaatggtaagaatgtTAAGAAAGGCTGTCCGAGAAAAACAGAATGTCCACTAGATACCTAATTGATATATATACCAATATGTAGTGTTGCCAAATGGAAAACTTCTAATGTTGAATTTTAGCATTGTCATAAAACATGGAAATTGTTTTCCTGTAATACTTACAATTTTTAGAAATATATCTGCAAATAAAACTATTActggggtcttaaaggtgctattggactcaaatgttgtggggcattttaatattttaaaaatattttaaataattgtttttaa
Above is a window of Paroedura picta isolate Pp20150507F chromosome 5, Ppicta_v3.0, whole genome shotgun sequence DNA encoding:
- the LOC143837255 gene encoding interferon-gamma-inducible GTPase 10-like; the encoded protein is KNTFDVAITGVSGAGKSSLVNALRGLSDFAEGTAQADVIERTTPPKAYLYPTFPHVTLWDLPGIGTSSFKGEEYLEKVNYHQYDFFLIVASNRFTVYDIQLSRAVQAMGKKLFYVCSKMDISIQNEKMNPGFNEETTCQKIRNYCLSNLVEAGISFPEVFLVSSWYREKFDFPFLQRALENLMEEFRRHGSVA